tacacaatGTATAGTTCGAATTAGGCTAGTTCGAATTATAAAGGGCCAGACGTGTATAAATATGGTGTGAACGTGACTGATCTCATTAGAGTGAAAAATGGCTAGTGACGAGAGTTTTGTAGTGTTGGTTCATCACAGAGGATcgattaagagaaaaacacgATCCGGTGTGAAGTTCACCAATAAGGATCCTTTCAGTATTTTTATGAGGCCTACGACAAGCTATGATGACCTTGTTAATTCTGTGCTACAGAAACTTGGTCTGGAAGGCGTGAAACGGGTTAAGAAGTTTTTCTATCGGATTTCAATCTCGGTGCGACAAGAAATCGTGAAGTATGATTGTTTCACGATCAGGAGTGATGAGGACTTGCATGTCATGCTTCATTGTCGTCGGCAGTTTCCCGAAGTTAGGACACCTGAACTGTTGGCGAAGTTGGTTGATGTGGTATCCAGCTCGGGGGGTTCGAACTGGAATACCCACACCGTAGGCACGGTAGCTGGTTCTAGCTCCAGACCTGTTGGTGTATGTTCGTCTGACCCTGTGTATGAACCTCCGGTCGAGCCTGTCGCCTCCCCTCGTTCGTTGTTGATCTCAACTGTAATTGAGGCGGCGAGGTTGGAATAGGAGATATTGTGCCGACCTCTTTACAGTGTGCTGCACCGGTTGGTCTGGGTGATGCATTATTGTATGATGTAGACGATGATGATGTGGAGCCGAACATCATTGCTGATGACAGCAGCGATGATATTGGAGCGAGTGAGCCAGCTGGGGCGGGAGCTGGTTCTAGCTATGGCACACAATAGTACCCTCCGCACATTTCAGCTTTAGACTTGGATGCCATGAGACAGGAAGGGGTTCCTGGGGAGCCTGATGGATTTGGTGCTAGAGATGCCGAAGGGTCTTCAGGTCTGACAGAGTTTCAGGTTGGCCAGCAGTTTCAGGATAAAGATGAGGTTGTGTTAAGTGTGAAGACATACAGCATCTAACGCGGGGTACAGTACAAGGTGGTGGAGTCTGACTATCGCCGGTATGTTGGGAAGTGTTCTGAGTTTGGGAATGCATGTACATGGTTGATTAGGCTAAGTCTCCGGCAGCGCAAGGGCATTTGGGAGGTCAAACGGTAACACGGACCACATACATGTCTCGCGACGTCCATCTCCAGCGACCACAGGAGTCTGGATTATCATGTGATCTCGGCATTTATCATGCCAATGGTTAGAGCTGATGCATCCGTTAGCATCAAGGTGCTCCTGAATGCGACGGTAGCACACTTTGGGTTCAAGCCGACGTACAGGAGGGTTTTGTTGGCGAAGCAGAAGGCCGTTGCCCACATCTATGGTGATTGGGATGAGTCGTACAACGAGCTCCCTAGGTGGGTGTTAGGAGTTCAGCTGACGATGCCTGGTACTGTTGTAGTCCTTAAGACGAGCCCAGTTCGAGTTGGGGGCCAGGTGGATGACTCACAAGCTTATTTTCACCGACTGTTCTGGACGTTTCCACCATGTATTGAGGCATTCCGTCATTGCAAGCCCTTGGTGAGTATTGACGACACCCATCTTTATGGCAAGTATGGGGGTACATTGCTCGTCGCGATTGCACAGGACGGTAACTCCAACATTCTGCTTGTAGCATTTGCACTGGTTAAGGGTGAGAATGCTGAGTCTTGGTCCTTCTTTCTCTCCCACCTCCGTCAGCACGTGACCCCGCAATCGGATTTGCTGGTTATATCAGACAGGCATAACGGCATCAAGGCTGTGCTTGAGGCTCCGGACGGAGATGGCTACCTCCAGCTGCCTACCGTGCATTCTGTATTCGACATGTGGCAGCAAATTTTGCCCTGACCTTCAAGGACAAGGATGCAAGGAGGCTTCTTGTGAATGCAGCCTACGGTAAGACTGAGATGGAATTTGATTATTGGTTTGATATTCTACAGTCTGAAGACCTTGCCATGTGTGAGTGGGCGAACCGGATCGAGTATTCATTGTGGACTCAGCATCGGAATGAGGGTCAGAGATTTGGTCACATGACGACAAATATCTCTGAGTGTGTTAACTCAATCCTGAAGGGGGTCAGGAATCTCCCTGTGTGCTCGCTGGTGAAGGCAACTTATGGGAGGTTGGCTGAACTATTCGTTTGCAAGGGCAGAGAGGCTGAGACCCAGCTGAAAACCGGACAACAGTTTAGTCAACATCTGGTGAAGTGTATAGAGGTCAATCTGAAGACGGCGAGGTGCTTCACGGTGACTTTGTACGACAGAGATAACTCGGAGTTCACTGTCTCGGAGACGACTCCTACTGATTCTTTCTCACTTGGTAGCTACAGGGTGTCACTTGGGTCTCAGACTTGTGACTGCGGAAACTTTCAGGCACTTCATTTCCCGTGTCCTCACGCCCTGGCATGCTATGCCTATTCACGGCTTACTTGGGAGCCGTATGTCCACCAGGTGTATCGTCTTAGCTCCGTGTTCAATGTGTACCGGATGGGGTTCACACCGCCCATTCCCGAGGGTTTCTGGCCACCGTACGATGGGCCGACAGTGATACCAGACCCAAACAAGAGGCATGCGAGTGAAGGACGTCCTAGGTCCACTTGGATACGGACTACTATGGACGAGGCGGATCCGAACAGGCCCAAAACCACTAGCATAAACCACTTGCAAGACCGCTGACATAAACCACTTACATACACCACTTCCGACACCACTAacaaaaccactaacataaaccaccaacaAAATCACAAgcaaaaccactaacataaaccataTTCAAAACCACTAAAAAAACCATTTACAAAACTACTAACATAAACTACTAACATAAACTACCAACAAAACTGCAAACAAAACCACTAAACTAAACCACAGACAAAATCACTGACATAAACCACTAAAAAAAACGGTAACTACCAACCTCGTCGTTGATGACCCCGGTTATATGAGCCACTCCATCCAAACGATATAGTATTTCCGAATCGTCTCTCATCGTCTAAGTATCCTGCTCGAGTCTTTGTCGGAGCGAATCTGGGTCGTTTTTTTTGGGATTTGGTGGGGTATGAGAGTAAAAAAGTGATTCGAATGAGGTGGGTTCGAACTATATAGTAATTTGGTGGATTCATAAACCAGTTTTCAGTTTGGCTGATTTGTGTAAAATTCTGCTCTCCTTGACTTATTATAATCATTTG
The genomic region above belongs to Arachis stenosperma cultivar V10309 chromosome 5, arast.V10309.gnm1.PFL2, whole genome shotgun sequence and contains:
- the LOC130980294 gene encoding uncharacterized protein LOC130980294 yields the protein MASDESFVVLVHHRGSIKRKTRSGVKFTNKDPFSIFMRPTTSYDDLVNSVLQKLGLEGVKRVKKFFYRISISVRQEIVKYDCFTIRSDEDLHVMLHCRRQFPEVRTPELLAKLVDVVSSSGGSNWNTHTVGTVAGSSSRPVGVCSSDPVYEPPVEPVASPHDDDVEPNIIADDSSDDIGASEPAGAGAALDLDAMRQEGVPGEPDGFGARDAEGSSGLTEFQVGQQFQDKDEYKVVESDYRRYVGKCSEFGNACTWLIRLSLRQRKGIWEVKRADASVSIKVLLNATVAHFGFKPTYRRVLLAKQKAVAHIYGDWDESYNELPRWVLGVQLTMPGTVVVLKTSPVRVGGQVDDSQAYFHRLFWTFPPCIEAFRHCKPLVSIDDTHLYGKYGGTLLVAIAQDGNSNILLVAFALVKGENAESWSFFLSHLRQHVTPQSDLLVISDRHNGIKAVLEAPDGDGYLQLPTVHSVFDMWQQILP